Below is a window of Sebastes umbrosus isolate fSebUmb1 chromosome 13, fSebUmb1.pri, whole genome shotgun sequence DNA.
CTTTATAGGTGTCTTTAACGTGTTGTTGTTCGAGGAGTTGACATGTGAAGTAGGGATGTGTCGGTTACGAACGaaccggttcaaagagccggctcttgtaagtgaacgatgggagccggctcccgtccgagagacgttttcttttgtttgttttgtttttttaattaattcaaggcagaatgatcagacgatcttctccgcgccacgggcagtccatgcactgactgtgactgaatgttgtgttaatgacgtccatgcgaccaatcaggtgatgacagacaaggatcataccatcaaacAGGGATGGGCGGGAGTTGCGCGGCGCGCTGATGGTCTACAGgtacaattcaattcaatttatttttatatagcgtcaaatcataacagaagttatctcgagacgctttatatatagagcaggtcttagaccgtacaccatagtttagagacccaacaagatccaccaagcgccctgtggccaggaaaaactccccgtttagTGGGAAGAAAACTGGaacagaaccgggctctgggtgggcggccatctgccaagaccggctgagagagagagagagagagagagagagagagagagagagaaccacaataatagcacagcagctgtaataactgatacaagtaggactaataacaaaatcaataatagtggatgtaaaagagtgataatacaactatcggaatttaTATCATTGGGTcatcctcagacgggctttcaagcggagcttccagctatctcagtccaccatacagaACAGGAAGGAGGATGAGAGAAAGACAGTGTGGTGCGCGAATAACAgaaaagatgagtgacagtcggaaacgaagcagcatgtaaagttatggtattctggaaataataaggtttagtataattatattgaataatttaagtgatatatgtgcacacatactaatcataggtcaaaactgcgcaaaatttggctgaattataaaaaggcataagtggtaaaacgaagagccgtttggtgAGCAGAAAGAGCCGGCTCGtctttggtgagctgagccaaatgatctggctctcTAAAAAGAGCcgaaattcccatcactagttgTTCGAGGAGTTGACATGCGAAGAGGCAGGGGTGTTTAGGACCCCGCGGACACCTAGCATGGGGCGGATGCGCAGGCGGGAGAAAGGTGAAGTTGCCCTGACAACCGATCAGAGGTCAGTTTGTTATCCACCAATGACGGTTAGGGTTGTTAAAGAGGGCTGTGGGACACTGATCCTCGGTCAGTTTATCTCAAGTACCAAGCTACGCATTCAGCTAACGACGTAAAAATGATAAACATAGACGGCTAGCATACAAAGAGTTGATCTGTACAAGACATAGCAATGGTTCCCAAGTTGAAAACTGTCATTGTTTCCCCACAAGTCCTTCTAAAGCTACCTAAACTGTCCAGTTGTTGCTGTCTGTGATAGCGGCGCCCCGCGGCTTTGATGCGGCTGAGAGCAAAGATCCAGGCGTCCATTATAATCCGCAGTGTCAACATCTCACCTCCTTGTTGGTGCAGGTTGTACTCTGTTAGTAAGCTATGCAAGCGAACACAACGCGGGGCTTCTTGTGGTCGGACGTAGAGACGAGGACCTTGTTGAACATCTGGGGTGAGCAGGACATCCAGGTGGCGCTGGATGGAAACTTCAGAAACAGCTTCGTGTACCGCGACGTGTCCCGGCGGCTGGGCACCATGGGCTTCGAGAGGACGCCGGAGCAGTGCAGGGTGCGCATCAAGAGCCTCAAGAGACAGTACTTGTTAGCCAAGGAAGGTAATCTGCGCAACAACGGGCAGTATCACAAGATCTGTAAGTTTTATGACACCATGGAGGGGATCCTGAGCAACCGGGCCGCTCTTGACCCTCAGGAGTTCATAGACAGCGGGCCGGGAGGAGAGGAGGCCGGGGATGGcctggaggaggatggagaggaggctCAGGATGCATACTCAGAGAGCACAGGGGAGTGTCCTTATCCTGCAGAGACTGAAGTCAAGCTGGAGTACCCAACTGTTCCCATCCCTATTCCAGTTAAAGTGACAGTGGGCAATAACAGTAAGTCCTCCCtccttgtttgtttatttgtttgttttgcacaatttaagactatataacataacaaaaaaaataaatgaataatatacagtgcaggaagaggcaaaaaaaaaccactgggcttatctgaagcctccacccagagacaagattaaagggactatttgtaactttcagaaatgcttgttaacagcgacacctgtggctgttaagtcaacgaaagtcagtgtcgggctcgcgcttgtgctcgctctaaatagacatgaacgaacatcgctcaaaacagtgaggcgacacacgtcagctaaagcCACAAtttcactctatatttcacctgcttggcagtaatgttagctgaccaggcgaaggtctctccatgaatcactgatGATCCTAGttttggcttttcctgcttcagcctccggggctgaagcaggaaaagcgggtcggtgccggggctgcagcaggaagagaaatgttattgcctcccgactgcgcccgcagggagacaccggcacccagtcgtagacgataacgttactagctgcgatgccccgtcacttcacaagacacggaaaacctgttggtctggaggagctgcagcagttatttctgcacaaacgtccactgtacattcactagatattctcagagctaaactaactcttctgcagtgtggagtgagcgcgcatgcacgtctagaggtggagcgggacagcgagaacgcgcgcggtgtttGTGtaaaggcaagcaggcagcggagcagagagtccggccacacgcgagcgtgtatatgcgagcgcgcatggaatcccgacccggtacatttatgaAAGTTACAGACAGTCCcttttaatataaagaaataatatgactacataatatagataacaaacaattaggacaagatatatatataataataacaacaataataacaatacagtaaataaactgggaaaaacgACGGTGtagtaaatgaataaagtgtaaaatagccaatatgtcttgtttgttccttgttactgatagagagttcaatcatccaatccaccaaacaactcaaaacaagagtcaatcccaacaggagaatacactgtttaccattggcagagcattttggcaaatttttctttagtcgctacccacataatcagctgtgctgctcatcccacaaatgcatgatccttacaagttggacaccattgtgaaggtaaataaacaggctttccaaccatgtaaaataccatgccaattagcattgtaacaacagagaaataatcgaccaaacacaagtttccaaactttttttccccagtttatatcaaaaaagacgtgtgtgtgtgtgtgtgtgttgcatggaagtgtatggttagtgtttgtaaggaggatattgatttaaatatctataaagacttccgggcaatcgtaaccaaacaacattgtgagtgggaaaaattaaaaaacataaaaacagatatatggacaacatggggaaaagcaattacaagacagcaattaaattgtgcacattaatttgtttttctgtgatgGATGTTTGTATGATTTCTAATACCACAATGATTTTAATTGTATATGCTCAAAGATGCATCACATAATGTCTCGCCTCTCTCTACTTCAGGCGCTCCGGTAAGACCACATAACAGCAGCCAATCGGCCAATAATTTGTCAGCCAGAACGCCCAAACGGCCGAGGAAGCGGCGCGCCAACTTCCCCATGGAGAAACTGATGGAGCAGTTCCTGGAGCAGAGTGCCCAGGCTGAGGACAACTTCTACCGGATGGAGGAGCAGCGCTTGCAGGCAGAAGACCGCCGCAGGGAAGCCGAACACGCCAGGGAGCTGCACATGCTTCAGATGCTCGGTCAGATGTTCTCCAGCATCTCCCCAGCCAGACCCGGCTCTACTGGCACTCCTACCAAAACAACTCCTCCTGCCCGCGCTCCCGTGTTCTCCAGTGCCTCCCCATCATGTACACGTGGCCAGTCCAGTCATCTGAGACGCCCTTCACCCCAGACAGACTGTTGCACCCAACAAAGTCAACTGTTGAACCCAGATCCCCAGGCATTAGGTATTAGTTTCGGTGTCATGTGCAGCCTCGAGATGGAAATTAAAGGCATATCAGCTGTAAT
It encodes the following:
- the naxd gene encoding ATP-dependent (S)-NAD(P)H-hydrate dehydratase isoform X1, which encodes MQANTTRGFLWSDVETRTLLNIWGEQDIQVALDGNFRNSFVYRDVSRRLGTMGFERTPEQCRVRIKSLKRQYLLAKEGNLRNNGQYHKICKFYDTMEGILSNRAALDPQEFIDSGPGGEEAGDGLEEDGEEAQDAYSESTGECPYPAETEVKLEYPTVPIPIPVKVTVGNNSAPVRPHNSSQSANNLSARTPKRPRKRRANFPMEKLMEQFLEQSAQAEDNFYRMEEQRLQAEDRRREAEHARELHMLQMLGQMFSSISPARPGSTGTPTKTTPPARAPVFSSASPSCTRGQSSHLRRPSPQTDCCTQQSQLLNPDPQALVFERYYSLGSTSHRGMDDDILSLVKSIVPPLTSKKHKGQDGRIGIIGGCQDYTGAPYFAAISALKVGADLCHVFCTKDAATVIKSYSPELIVHPVLDSPNAVEEIEKWLPRLHGLVVGPGLGREDVLLKTAKEVIEKSKARDIPIVIDADGLWLVTQQPSVIHGYQKGILTPNFMEFTRLYEALHHEPLDDSDHQRSVLQLSVAMGNLTMVLKGEQDLITDGSKVISCSTEGSGRRCGGQGDLLSGSMGVLAHWAHAASAAGMGRSVNPSMVAAFGACSLTRQCNSQAFQRHGRSTTTSDMIQEIGSAFKKLFES